A single region of the Streptomyces sp. NBC_00236 genome encodes:
- a CDS encoding AI-2E family transporter yields the protein MSKLPGWLGQLGGELTRLGERLDERRAASAAEDDVVAHDETPVPARTAARPSEAATDHVPPPPAYAPSVSARPDPVAAIPWGMRVAAEAGWRLLVLAGTLWVLMRVISAVQLVVLAFVAALLVTAMLQPTVARLKRYGLPRGLATAVTAVLGFVIMGLVGWFVVWQVMDNIDTLSDKVTTGIDDLKNWLLDSPFHVTDKQINDIAKNLSDTVGTNTEAITSAGLQGVTVMVELLTGMLLAMFSTLFLLYDGKRIWHWVLRLVPAQARPGVAGAGPRAWRTLTAYVRGTVIVALIDAIFIGLGIFFLDVPMAVPLAVFIFLFAFIPLVGAVVSGALAVVVALVTQGVFTALLVLAVVLAVQQIEGHILQPFILGRAVRVHPLAVVLSVAAGGMIAGIGGAVVAVPLVAVTNTVVGYLRTYGQEESRRHSPPPHGSTSLDAAPKPAPGSPPEEFDDGSDQEPAADEPQKA from the coding sequence ATGTCGAAACTGCCGGGGTGGCTCGGACAACTGGGTGGCGAACTGACCAGGCTGGGTGAGCGCCTGGACGAACGGCGGGCCGCATCGGCGGCCGAGGACGACGTGGTGGCGCACGACGAGACGCCGGTGCCGGCGAGGACCGCCGCACGCCCCTCCGAGGCCGCCACCGACCACGTACCTCCGCCGCCCGCGTACGCTCCCTCCGTCTCCGCACGCCCTGACCCGGTCGCCGCCATCCCCTGGGGGATGCGGGTCGCGGCCGAGGCCGGCTGGCGGCTGCTGGTGCTCGCCGGGACCCTCTGGGTGCTCATGCGGGTCATCAGCGCGGTACAGCTGGTGGTGCTGGCGTTCGTCGCCGCGCTGCTCGTCACCGCGATGCTCCAGCCGACCGTCGCCCGGCTGAAGCGGTACGGGCTGCCGCGGGGACTGGCCACCGCGGTCACGGCGGTCCTGGGCTTCGTCATCATGGGCCTGGTCGGCTGGTTCGTGGTCTGGCAGGTCATGGACAACATCGACACCCTCTCCGACAAGGTGACCACCGGGATCGACGATCTGAAGAACTGGCTGCTGGACAGCCCGTTCCATGTGACCGACAAACAGATCAACGACATAGCGAAGAACCTCAGCGACACCGTCGGCACCAACACGGAGGCCATCACCTCGGCCGGACTGCAGGGCGTCACCGTGATGGTGGAGCTGCTCACCGGAATGCTGCTGGCGATGTTCTCCACGCTCTTCCTGCTGTACGACGGCAAGCGCATCTGGCACTGGGTGCTCAGGCTCGTCCCCGCGCAGGCCCGACCGGGCGTCGCGGGCGCCGGCCCCCGCGCCTGGCGGACGCTGACCGCCTATGTGCGGGGCACGGTGATAGTCGCCCTGATCGACGCCATCTTCATCGGCCTCGGCATCTTCTTCCTCGATGTGCCGATGGCCGTGCCGCTGGCCGTCTTCATCTTCCTCTTCGCCTTCATCCCACTCGTCGGAGCGGTGGTGTCCGGGGCGCTGGCGGTGGTCGTCGCACTCGTCACCCAGGGTGTGTTCACGGCGCTGCTGGTGCTGGCCGTGGTGCTGGCGGTGCAGCAGATCGAGGGGCACATCCTGCAGCCGTTCATCCTGGGCCGCGCGGTGCGGGTGCATCCGCTGGCCGTGGTGCTCTCGGTCGCCGCGGGCGGCATGATCGCCGGCATCGGGGGAGCCGTCGTCGCGGTGCCGCTGGTCGCGGTGACCAACACGGTGGTCGGCTATCTGCGGACGTACGGGCAGGAGGAGTCCCGCCGTCACTCGCCACCGCCGCACGGTTCGACCTCGCTGGACGCGGCACCGAAGCCGGCGCCCGGCTCGCCGCCGGAGGAGTTCGACGACGGCAGCGACCAGGAGCCGGCCGCGGACGAGCCGCAGAAGGCGTGA
- a CDS encoding peroxiredoxin: MLTVGDKFPEFDLTACVSLESGKEFEQINHKTYEGQWKVIFAWPKDFTFVCPTEIAAFGKLNEEFADRDAQILGFSGDSEFVHHAWRKDHPDLTDLPFPMLADSKHELMRDLGIEGEDGFAQRAVFIVDQNNEIQFTMVTAGSVGRNPKEVLRVLDALQTDELCPCNWTKGENTLDPVALLSGE, encoded by the coding sequence GTGCTCACTGTCGGTGACAAGTTCCCCGAGTTCGACCTGACCGCTTGTGTTTCGCTGGAGAGCGGCAAGGAGTTCGAGCAGATCAACCACAAGACCTACGAGGGTCAGTGGAAGGTCATCTTTGCGTGGCCCAAGGACTTCACTTTCGTCTGCCCCACCGAGATCGCCGCGTTCGGCAAGCTGAACGAGGAGTTCGCCGACCGTGACGCCCAGATCCTCGGCTTCTCCGGTGACTCCGAGTTCGTGCACCACGCCTGGCGCAAGGACCACCCGGACCTGACCGACCTGCCCTTCCCGATGCTGGCCGACTCGAAGCACGAGCTCATGCGTGACCTCGGCATCGAGGGCGAGGACGGCTTCGCCCAGCGCGCCGTCTTCATTGTCGACCAGAACAACGAGATCCAGTTCACGATGGTGACCGCCGGTTCCGTGGGCCGTAACCCCAAGGAGGTCCTGCGGGTCCTCGACGCCCTGCAGACCGACGAGCTGTGCCCCTGCAACTGGACCAAGGGCGAGAACACCCTGGACCCGGTCGCGCTCCTCTCGGGCGAGTGA
- a CDS encoding alkyl hydroperoxide reductase, which produces MALDELKAAVPDFAKDLKLNLGSVIGNSELPQQQLWGTVLACAIASRSPKVLRELEPEAKANLSAEAYTAAKSAAAIMAMNNVFYRTRHLLSDPEYGNLRAGLRMNVIGKPGVEKVDFELWSLAVSAINGCGQCLDSHEQVLRKAGVDRETIQEAVKIASVIQAVGVTLEAEAVLAE; this is translated from the coding sequence ATGGCACTCGACGAACTGAAGGCCGCCGTTCCGGACTTCGCCAAGGACCTGAAGCTGAACCTCGGCTCGGTCATCGGCAACAGCGAGCTCCCGCAGCAGCAGTTGTGGGGCACCGTCCTCGCCTGCGCGATCGCCTCGCGCTCGCCAAAGGTGCTGCGCGAGCTGGAGCCGGAGGCGAAGGCCAACCTCTCCGCGGAGGCGTACACCGCCGCGAAGTCGGCCGCCGCCATCATGGCGATGAACAACGTGTTCTACCGGACCCGGCACCTGCTGTCGGACCCCGAGTACGGCAACCTCCGGGCCGGGCTGCGGATGAACGTGATCGGCAAGCCGGGCGTGGAGAAGGTCGACTTCGAGCTGTGGTCGCTCGCCGTCTCGGCGATCAACGGCTGCGGTCAGTGCCTGGACTCCCACGAGCAGGTGCTGCGCAAGGCCGGCGTGGACCGTGAGACCATTCAGGAAGCCGTCAAGATCGCCTCGGTGATCCAGGCGGTCGGTGTGACCCTCGAAGCCGAGGCAGTCCTCGCCGAGTAG
- a CDS encoding hydrogen peroxide-inducible genes activator, with protein MAQSNQGIRPKQPSLSQLRAFAAVAEYLHFRDAAAAIGMSQPALSGAVSALEEALGVQLIERTTRKVLLSPAGERLAVRARAVLHAVGELMEEAEAVRAPFTGVLRLGVIPTVAPYLLPTVLRLVHDRYPELDLQVHEEQTSSLLDGLAAGRLDLLLLAVPLGVPGVTELPLFDEDFVLVMERDHWLGGRQDIPREALRELPLLLLDEGHCLRDQALDICREAGRTEGAPVTTTAAGLSTLVQLVAGGLGVTLLPRTAVTVETARNEALTTGYFAEPAPARRVALGMRTGAARHEEFEEFAAALRGAMEALPVRVATAGRT; from the coding sequence GTGGCCCAGAGTAATCAGGGCATCAGGCCCAAACAGCCCAGCCTCTCGCAGCTGCGCGCCTTCGCGGCCGTGGCGGAGTATCTGCACTTCCGGGACGCGGCGGCCGCAATCGGGATGAGTCAGCCCGCGCTCTCCGGAGCGGTGTCCGCGCTGGAGGAGGCACTGGGTGTCCAGCTCATCGAGCGTACGACGCGCAAGGTGCTGCTCTCGCCCGCGGGGGAGCGGCTCGCGGTGCGGGCGCGGGCCGTCCTGCATGCCGTGGGCGAGCTGATGGAGGAGGCCGAGGCGGTCCGCGCGCCCTTCACCGGGGTGCTGCGGCTCGGGGTGATCCCGACCGTCGCCCCGTATCTGCTGCCGACCGTGCTCCGGCTGGTCCACGACCGCTACCCGGAGCTCGACCTCCAGGTGCACGAGGAGCAGACCTCCTCGCTGCTGGACGGACTGGCCGCGGGGCGACTGGACCTGCTGCTGCTCGCCGTCCCGCTCGGGGTGCCGGGTGTGACGGAACTCCCGCTCTTCGACGAGGACTTCGTGCTGGTCATGGAGCGCGACCACTGGCTCGGCGGACGGCAGGACATCCCGCGCGAGGCGCTGCGCGAGCTGCCGCTGCTGCTGCTCGACGAGGGGCACTGCCTGCGCGACCAGGCGCTCGACATCTGCCGTGAGGCGGGGCGTACGGAGGGCGCGCCGGTCACCACGACCGCGGCCGGGCTCTCCACGCTGGTGCAGCTGGTGGCCGGGGGGCTCGGGGTGACGCTGCTGCCGCGGACCGCGGTGACCGTCGAGACCGCCCGCAACGAGGCGCTGACGACCGGGTACTTCGCGGAACCGGCCCCCGCGCGGCGGGTGGCGCTGGGGATGCGCACCGGGGCGGCCAGGCACGAGGAGTTCGAGGAGTTCGCGGCGGCGCTGCGCGGGGCGATGGAGGCGCTGCCGGTACGCGTGGCGACGGCCGGCCGGACCTGA